Proteins found in one Anopheles aquasalis chromosome 3, idAnoAquaMG_Q_19, whole genome shotgun sequence genomic segment:
- the LOC126575332 gene encoding uncharacterized protein LOC126575332, producing MKIRRRTNRSAGVSVFHLLLVTMAALVRQSGAEDCGQEELVQCTKPLQLLSATSELSFVTKKEELDQLCPDLDAGLQCIRSFARRCMNIHQRAHFNKLYHGTSEVIHELCEEGTYQEDFLRHAPCMRHVKKEYEVCATRYQSTMSKIGQAAAATTTSTTSAAFQYHIGTTMATHPAYSSDSNRNAGGGYYPGDAGQQQQQHHHHHRNHHNNNNNSNSTKHAEDAEEERLKTVCCAFQRYMQCSEFTVRQACGDQTALFTRRFLDKMSDTLMRMHCVDYTPESGKCRDYFSSSARAVMDGGGRLVSLVSNVLVVLVLLLLRLQSSTFI from the exons ATGAAGATTAGGCGACGAACGAACCGGAGCGCTGGTGTCAGTGTCTTTCATCTGCTGCTCGTCACCATGGCAG CGCTCGTGCGACAGTCCGGAGCGGAGGACTGCGGCCAGGAGGAGCTGGTGCAGTGCACAAAACCGCTGCAGCTTCTGTCCGCCACCTCGGAGCTATCGTTCGTTACGAAAAAGGAGGAACTGGATCAACTTTGCCC TGATCTGGACGCGGGACTACAGTGTATACGCAGCTTCGCGCGACGCTGCATGAATATTCATCAAAGGGCACACTTTAACAAACTCTACCACGGCACGAGTGAAGTGATACATGAGCTCTGCGAGGAAGGAACTTATCAGGAAG ACTTTCTTAGGCATGCTCCGTGTATGCGGCACGTGAAGAAGGAGTACGAGGTGTGTGCAACGCGCTACCAGAGCACCATGTCCAAGATTGGTCAGGCGGCTGCAGCCacgacgacatcgacaacGTCCGCTGCCTTCCAGTACCACATAGgtacgacgatggcgacacaTCCGGCCTACAGCAGTGACAGCAACCgcaatgctggtggtggatacTACCCCGGAGAcgctggtcagcagcagcagcagcatcatcaccaccatcggaatcatcacaacaacaacaacaacagcaacagtacgaAGCACGCCGAGGATGCCGAGGAGGAGCGACTCAAAACGGTTTGCTG TGCCTTCCAGCGGTACATGCAGTGTTCGGAGTTTACCGTGCGGCAGGCGTGCGGTGACCAGACGGCGCTTTTCACGCGCCGATTCCTGGACAAGATGTCGGACACGTTGATGCGG ATGCACTGCGTCGATTACACACCGGAAAGTGGCAAATGCCGGGATTACTTCAGCTCGAGCGCCCGGGCGGTgatggacggtggtggtcggctGGTTTCGCTGGTCAGCAATgtgcttgtggtgctggtgctgctgctactgcggctACAGTCGAGCACATTTATTTAA